From one Luteolibacter sp. SL250 genomic stretch:
- a CDS encoding MotA/TolQ/ExbB proton channel family protein, whose product MFHEGGWVMYPIVATAFLALCVLLERTIWWLGFKKNIRSRDQIKAREALGTGNFGSAWDLSNKSSDPFVKNLGDGISHAHTSLLAAMQLDATHWIERSEARMWVLGTIITLAPLLGLFGTVVGLMGSFASLGDDQLAVSKVTGGIAEALIATAAGICIAISCLLPFNYFRKRVSALRGEFERWINHTELLAASAKAHGHDLEEFSTKLHISR is encoded by the coding sequence ATGTTCCACGAGGGGGGCTGGGTCATGTACCCCATCGTCGCCACCGCGTTTCTCGCCCTTTGTGTCTTGCTCGAGCGCACCATCTGGTGGCTTGGCTTCAAGAAAAACATCCGCAGCAGGGACCAGATCAAAGCCCGTGAGGCACTGGGGACCGGCAACTTCGGCTCCGCATGGGACCTGAGCAACAAGAGCAGCGACCCGTTCGTCAAGAACCTCGGTGACGGCATCTCCCATGCCCACACCTCCCTGCTTGCCGCCATGCAGCTTGACGCGACGCACTGGATCGAGAGATCCGAGGCCCGCATGTGGGTGCTGGGCACCATCATCACGCTGGCACCTCTTCTCGGTCTCTTCGGTACGGTGGTCGGTCTGATGGGATCGTTCGCCTCGCTGGGGGACGACCAACTGGCGGTTTCCAAGGTGACCGGGGGTATTGCTGAAGCGCTCATCGCCACTGCGGCTGGCATCTGCATCGCCATTTCCTGCCTCCTGCCTTTCAACTACTTCCGCAAGCGGGTGTCCGCGCTGCGCGGCGAATTCGAACGCTGGATCAACCATACCGAGTTGCTGGCCGCGTCCGCCAAGGCGCACGGCCATGACCTGGAGGAATTCTCCACCAAGCTCCACATCTCCCGCTGA
- a CDS encoding glycerate kinase, whose product MKNGEKPTALVACDKFKGSLSAVGVAEAVEAGLGNGWHVEKCPIADGGEGFVDAMLTGAGGRKISVGTVDAMGRPCLADYGVADLQGVRTAFIEMSAASGIWRVAEKDRRPREATTFGTGMLIRHAVEESRAERIYIGIGGSVTNDGGAGMAVALGVRFLDGDGGELDGSPGSLISLAAVDEAARLPLPELIVACDVVNPLCGGRGASAVFGPQKGASPEDVTFLDGALGQLADVSHGGEIARVPGAGAAGGLGFGLMRFAGARLVAGFDIVADALQLAGRIAAADLVITGEGSLDAQTLGGKGPAGVAAMARQAGKPVVAVAGRVEDAAVPLFDHVMSLERFGLERERSMAEAAQWLEVIVREDMPVLSSLLAQGTIE is encoded by the coding sequence ATGAAAAACGGAGAAAAACCCACAGCCTTGGTGGCATGCGACAAGTTCAAGGGATCCCTGTCGGCGGTCGGGGTCGCGGAAGCGGTTGAAGCGGGCCTGGGGAATGGCTGGCATGTCGAGAAGTGCCCCATCGCGGATGGTGGGGAGGGTTTCGTGGACGCGATGCTCACAGGTGCGGGAGGGCGGAAGATTTCCGTCGGGACAGTGGACGCCATGGGACGGCCTTGTCTGGCGGACTACGGCGTGGCGGACTTGCAGGGCGTGCGGACGGCATTCATCGAGATGAGTGCTGCCAGTGGTATCTGGCGTGTTGCGGAGAAAGACCGGCGACCGCGGGAGGCGACCACCTTCGGCACCGGAATGCTCATCCGTCATGCGGTTGAAGAGTCCCGGGCGGAGCGGATCTACATCGGCATCGGTGGCAGTGTGACCAACGATGGAGGCGCTGGCATGGCCGTCGCCCTGGGAGTGCGGTTCCTCGATGGGGATGGGGGGGAGTTGGATGGATCTCCCGGAAGCTTGATTTCGCTGGCGGCTGTCGATGAGGCTGCCCGCTTGCCGCTCCCAGAGTTGATCGTGGCCTGTGATGTGGTTAATCCGCTTTGTGGTGGTCGGGGGGCTTCGGCTGTCTTCGGGCCGCAGAAAGGCGCATCTCCGGAGGATGTCACGTTTCTCGACGGTGCCCTCGGGCAACTTGCTGACGTCTCACATGGCGGAGAGATCGCCCGTGTCCCGGGGGCCGGAGCGGCGGGTGGCCTGGGATTCGGTCTCATGCGTTTCGCCGGTGCGCGGCTGGTGGCTGGATTTGACATCGTGGCGGATGCCCTTCAGCTCGCCGGTCGGATCGCCGCTGCGGATCTGGTCATCACGGGGGAGGGATCTCTGGATGCGCAGACCTTGGGGGGGAAAGGTCCGGCGGGTGTCGCCGCGATGGCCCGGCAGGCCGGGAAGCCCGTGGTCGCCGTTGCGGGAAGGGTGGAAGACGCCGCAGTGCCATTGTTTGACCATGTCATGAGCTTGGAACGCTTCGGCCTGGAGCGTGAGCGCTCCATGGCGGAGGCGGCGCAGTGGCTGGAGGTGATCGTGAGGGAGGACATGCCGGTTCTTTCGTCGCTGTTGGCCCAGGGAACGATTGAGTGA
- a CDS encoding biopolymer transporter ExbD produces the protein MPVKLQGGASGEEEEARIEVVPLIDIMFFLLASFMMVSISMTQLNRVPLKLPTVSNSQPEIKAPPIHLAIDANGVISWDTAVVTATEITDRLKALPPTDDTAVMIGADEEAKHKQVMAVLDAVKSAGISKVSFETQKPN, from the coding sequence ATGCCTGTCAAACTCCAAGGAGGTGCCTCCGGTGAAGAGGAGGAGGCCCGGATCGAGGTCGTCCCGCTGATCGACATCATGTTCTTCCTGCTCGCCAGTTTCATGATGGTGAGCATCTCCATGACCCAGCTCAACCGGGTGCCGCTCAAACTGCCGACGGTTTCCAACTCACAGCCGGAAATCAAAGCGCCGCCGATCCACCTGGCGATCGATGCCAACGGAGTGATCTCCTGGGACACCGCCGTCGTCACCGCAACGGAGATCACCGACCGGCTCAAGGCCCTGCCGCCCACTGATGATACCGCCGTCATGATCGGCGCGGACGAGGAGGCGAAGCACAAGCAGGTGATGGCGGTGCTGGATGCGGTGAAATCCGCGGGCATCAGCAAGGTGAGTTTCGAAACGCAGAAACCGAACTGA
- a CDS encoding energy transducer TonB → MNPLLYAASIGTFAAWLGVTGASTVGIMVPGKPQVLPELKTVEMPDIVMTDGEFMEVDMMSGGSANTSEVAEENNIEENFAQEAFTPEVQEVVPDVPEVPEIAEVEPLPEVPELPEPEKPQPKPSENTFAIEKKKEPVARKPMVRKTETSRPGSNRPVARRTESGTGSGSGNANNSGSGAGEHGSGRISGGRTPRPTYPAAARKQGIEGTVKVSITFGDSGEVLSCSIVSASHPSLHDQSILSTIRRWKVPGRRGTCTLPVRFTLR, encoded by the coding sequence ATGAATCCGCTCCTTTATGCAGCCAGCATCGGCACCTTCGCAGCATGGCTGGGTGTGACCGGGGCCAGCACGGTGGGTATCATGGTTCCGGGAAAGCCCCAGGTCCTGCCGGAGCTGAAAACGGTTGAAATGCCTGACATCGTCATGACGGATGGCGAATTCATGGAGGTGGACATGATGTCCGGGGGATCCGCGAACACCAGTGAGGTGGCGGAGGAAAACAACATCGAGGAGAATTTCGCCCAGGAAGCTTTCACCCCGGAAGTCCAGGAAGTGGTCCCGGATGTTCCCGAGGTTCCGGAGATCGCCGAAGTGGAACCACTCCCAGAAGTGCCGGAACTGCCCGAGCCGGAGAAGCCCCAACCAAAGCCTTCCGAGAACACTTTCGCCATCGAGAAGAAAAAGGAGCCTGTGGCCCGAAAGCCGATGGTGAGGAAGACCGAGACCAGCCGTCCCGGCTCCAACCGCCCGGTGGCCCGTCGCACGGAATCCGGCACCGGATCCGGAAGTGGCAACGCCAACAACAGCGGTTCCGGAGCGGGTGAGCATGGCAGCGGCCGCATTTCCGGTGGCAGGACTCCACGCCCCACCTATCCGGCGGCGGCCCGCAAGCAGGGTATCGAGGGAACCGTCAAGGTATCCATCACCTTCGGGGACAGCGGTGAAGTGCTGAGCTGCTCGATCGTCAGTGCCTCCCATCCATCGCTGCACGACCAGTCCATCCTGTCCACCATCCGCCGCTGGAAAGTCCCCGGCCGCCGTGGTACCTGCACGCTTCCCGTCCGTTTCACGCTCAGATAG
- the nspC gene encoding carboxynorspermidine decarboxylase, with protein sequence MFVISIPALQRNTSILREVREQSGARLVLALKGFSCWKAFPHISADLDGCCASGLWEGLLAHDHFKKHVVTYSPAYDDEDVAALCEFTDHLDFNSLSQWFRFRERIMAHPRFISGEMKCGLRVNPEHSTGETAIYDPCIPGSRLGITADQLKGADLTGLSGLHFHTLCEQNSDDLETTLAAVEEKFGHLLRSDQFTYLNMGGGHWITKPFYDREKLVGLVREAREKYDVEVWLEPGEAIAIHTGVLRATVMDVFESAGHKLAILSISATAHMPDVLEMPYRPDVFLVERSADFSPHLPVPAVTFAGESYVPAAEEGEHLYRLGGPTCLAGDLIGDFAFPRPLETGDVLVFDDMAHYTMVKTTTFNGVKHPPIVLQHGDGTLETIREFGYPDFRDRLS encoded by the coding sequence ATGTTCGTCATCTCCATCCCCGCCCTCCAGCGGAACACCTCCATCCTCCGCGAAGTCCGGGAGCAATCCGGCGCCCGCCTCGTGCTCGCGCTCAAGGGCTTTTCCTGCTGGAAGGCATTCCCCCACATCAGCGCGGATCTGGACGGCTGCTGCGCCTCCGGCCTGTGGGAGGGCCTGCTGGCGCATGACCATTTCAAGAAACACGTTGTGACCTACTCCCCGGCTTACGATGACGAGGACGTCGCCGCGCTCTGCGAATTCACGGACCATCTTGATTTCAACTCCCTCTCCCAGTGGTTCCGCTTCCGGGAGCGGATCATGGCCCACCCGCGCTTCATCAGCGGAGAGATGAAATGCGGCCTGCGGGTCAACCCGGAACACTCGACGGGGGAAACGGCGATCTATGATCCCTGCATCCCCGGCTCCCGTCTGGGCATCACCGCCGACCAGCTCAAGGGCGCGGATCTCACCGGCCTTTCCGGCCTCCACTTCCACACGCTCTGCGAACAGAACTCCGATGACCTGGAGACGACGCTCGCCGCCGTGGAAGAGAAATTCGGCCATCTGCTGCGCTCGGATCAGTTCACCTACCTGAACATGGGTGGCGGCCACTGGATCACCAAGCCGTTCTATGATCGGGAAAAGCTCGTCGGCCTGGTCCGGGAAGCGCGGGAGAAGTACGATGTGGAGGTCTGGCTGGAGCCGGGCGAAGCCATCGCCATCCACACGGGTGTACTGCGCGCGACGGTGATGGATGTCTTCGAGTCCGCCGGGCACAAGCTCGCCATCCTCAGCATCTCCGCCACCGCCCACATGCCGGACGTGCTGGAGATGCCCTACCGCCCGGATGTTTTCCTGGTGGAACGGAGCGCGGACTTCAGTCCGCATCTGCCCGTCCCCGCCGTCACCTTCGCCGGGGAATCCTACGTTCCCGCCGCGGAGGAAGGTGAGCACCTCTACCGCCTCGGCGGCCCGACCTGTCTTGCCGGCGATCTCATCGGCGACTTCGCCTTCCCCCGCCCACTGGAAACGGGTGACGTGCTGGTGTTCGATGACATGGCGCACTACACGATGGTGAAAACCACCACTTTCAACGGAGTGAAGCACCCGCCCATCGTTCTCCAGCATGGCGATGGCACGCTGGAGACCATCCGTGAGTTCGGCTACCCGGATTTCCGCGACCGCCTGTCCTGA
- a CDS encoding YihY/virulence factor BrkB family protein, with protein sequence MRFAVMRVMVRRTTGHLGELLLEIGKRWWRHSHSRAAAAIAFYSLFSMVPILVIVTGLASTFIGEEQAQEGISHAAELLFDERSGDYLAELLSARPDQTFTGISSIIGFLILLFTASKMVVEMRGSLGVIFGYRAREGRHGVIIDLVMGQMVPLLLVFALGAILVVSALAAAVLKVVAIHLTEYLPANWALWEWGQRVVPLFMEALLFAAILKWLPPNPPRFSSALAGSVVTCVLLVMLRSLIGFYFNQSSVTTAYGAAVTLVVVLLWIYFTIQIFFIGAETAGFIERKREVAKELEKS encoded by the coding sequence GTGAGGTTTGCCGTCATGCGGGTGATGGTGCGGCGCACGACCGGACATTTAGGCGAGTTGCTGCTGGAGATCGGGAAACGGTGGTGGCGCCACAGCCATTCGAGGGCTGCGGCGGCCATCGCGTTCTACAGCTTGTTTTCCATGGTGCCGATTCTGGTGATCGTCACTGGTCTGGCGTCCACCTTCATTGGCGAGGAGCAAGCGCAGGAAGGCATCAGCCATGCGGCGGAACTGTTGTTCGACGAGCGCTCCGGCGACTATCTGGCCGAGCTGCTGAGTGCCCGTCCGGATCAGACATTCACGGGTATCTCATCCATCATTGGTTTTCTCATTCTCCTTTTCACCGCCTCGAAGATGGTGGTGGAGATGAGGGGCTCTTTGGGGGTCATCTTCGGTTACCGCGCCAGGGAGGGCCGGCACGGAGTGATCATCGATCTCGTGATGGGGCAGATGGTCCCGCTTCTGCTGGTTTTCGCCCTCGGGGCGATCCTCGTGGTGTCCGCGCTTGCCGCCGCGGTGCTGAAGGTGGTGGCGATCCATCTGACGGAATATCTCCCCGCGAACTGGGCGCTGTGGGAGTGGGGCCAGCGCGTGGTGCCGCTTTTCATGGAGGCGCTCTTATTCGCGGCCATCCTGAAGTGGCTTCCTCCCAATCCGCCGCGCTTTTCATCAGCTCTGGCCGGATCCGTCGTCACCTGCGTCCTGCTGGTGATGCTGCGAAGCCTGATCGGCTTTTATTTCAACCAGAGCAGTGTCACGACCGCGTATGGAGCGGCGGTGACCCTGGTTGTCGTGCTGCTGTGGATCTATTTTACGATCCAGATTTTCTTCATCGGGGCGGAAACGGCGGGCTTCATCGAGAGGAAGCGTGAGGTGGCGAAGGAACTGGAAAAATCATGA
- the rpoN gene encoding RNA polymerase factor sigma-54 produces MAEASLHQSLSQQQTLAPQMRKSLEILQASTLELTQVVRMALETNPVLEDITESVSLDEEGPDPEEADSMEYLNETDDDWRDRSIMEGRSSPWTSEDEERRQRLYDSIVAPETLQQHLQNQLDLSMVDPDIREAAQAILGNLDERGFLDMPLKDLAVRMEIRPANMNAALKLVQSFDPAGVGASGIPESLLLQLERAEGTETIEYKIVRDHLEDLARKRYPQIAKTLGTSIERITEAASRIGRLSPNPGGDFDPTGNPYILPDVVIEKDDEGNWSARLTGEHLPNLRINDFYKDMIGRNGTDSKARQFLRDQIREGRSLIRSISLRQETILAIAHQLIKHQPQFLTKGPRFLRPLTMNDVADELNLHATTVSRAVAGKYVLTPHGLMEMRAFFATGYQTSSGEEVSNAGVREAIQQLVSQENPSKPLSDDALAKKLAAQGIKVARRTVAKYREQLNILPSHLRKSF; encoded by the coding sequence ATGGCCGAAGCTTCTCTCCATCAGTCACTTTCCCAGCAGCAAACGCTTGCGCCGCAGATGCGCAAGAGTCTTGAGATCCTCCAGGCGAGCACGCTGGAGCTGACCCAGGTGGTGAGGATGGCACTGGAGACGAATCCCGTGTTGGAAGACATCACCGAATCGGTCTCCCTTGATGAAGAAGGTCCTGACCCGGAAGAGGCGGACTCGATGGAGTATCTCAACGAAACGGATGATGACTGGCGTGACCGCTCCATCATGGAAGGCCGCTCTTCCCCATGGACGAGTGAAGACGAGGAACGCCGCCAACGGCTCTACGACTCCATCGTTGCTCCTGAAACACTGCAACAACATCTGCAGAATCAACTCGATCTTTCGATGGTCGATCCGGATATCAGGGAAGCGGCCCAGGCTATATTGGGAAATCTGGACGAGCGAGGCTTCCTCGACATGCCATTGAAAGATCTGGCCGTCCGGATGGAAATCCGTCCGGCGAACATGAACGCCGCGCTGAAGCTGGTGCAGTCATTCGACCCTGCGGGTGTCGGGGCCAGCGGCATTCCGGAATCCCTGCTCCTGCAACTGGAGCGTGCGGAAGGAACCGAAACCATCGAATACAAGATCGTCCGCGACCATCTGGAGGATCTGGCACGGAAACGCTACCCGCAGATCGCCAAAACACTGGGGACCAGCATCGAGCGGATCACGGAAGCGGCATCGCGCATCGGCCGGTTGAGCCCGAATCCCGGCGGGGACTTCGATCCCACGGGAAATCCTTACATCCTGCCGGATGTGGTGATCGAGAAGGATGACGAGGGCAACTGGAGCGCCCGCCTGACCGGAGAGCATCTGCCGAACCTGCGGATCAACGACTTTTACAAGGACATGATCGGCCGCAATGGCACGGACTCGAAAGCCCGCCAATTCCTCCGCGACCAGATCCGGGAAGGACGCAGTCTCATCCGCTCCATCTCCCTGCGGCAGGAAACCATTCTGGCGATCGCCCACCAATTGATCAAACACCAGCCCCAGTTCCTCACCAAAGGCCCCCGTTTCCTGCGCCCGCTGACCATGAATGACGTGGCGGATGAACTGAATCTCCACGCCACCACCGTCTCCCGGGCGGTGGCCGGCAAGTACGTCCTCACCCCGCACGGCTTGATGGAGATGCGGGCGTTCTTCGCCACCGGCTACCAGACAAGTTCCGGGGAGGAAGTCTCCAATGCGGGTGTGAGGGAAGCCATCCAGCAGCTCGTATCCCAGGAGAACCCTTCGAAGCCGTTGTCCGACGACGCGCTGGCGAAAAAACTGGCAGCCCAGGGCATCAAGGTCGCACGGCGCACGGTGGCGAAGTACCGGGAGCAGCTCAACATCCTGCCGTCCCACCTCCGGAAGTCGTTCTGA
- a CDS encoding molybdopterin-dependent oxidoreductase: MKSSILLPAFFCLTSLLLAEPVFRIHDGKEWRDFDASSWEKLPRAEIKSMARDNTERTYSGVPLAEILKAVPVPAGPTLRGPEMERVVVITAADGYKVSFSLAELDASFRKQNVILADRVDGKPLSDHEGKRMLVCGDDLRHSRWIRQITGVVVTRPVMPE, from the coding sequence ATGAAATCCAGTATCCTCCTTCCTGCCTTCTTCTGCCTCACCTCCCTCCTCCTCGCGGAGCCGGTGTTCCGGATCCATGATGGAAAGGAATGGCGGGATTTCGATGCCTCCTCTTGGGAGAAACTCCCCCGTGCGGAAATCAAGTCGATGGCGCGGGACAATACGGAGCGCACCTACTCCGGAGTGCCGCTGGCGGAGATCCTGAAAGCAGTTCCGGTGCCGGCAGGACCAACCCTGCGGGGACCGGAAATGGAGCGGGTGGTGGTCATCACCGCCGCGGATGGCTACAAGGTTTCCTTCTCACTCGCGGAACTTGATGCCAGTTTCAGAAAGCAGAACGTCATCCTGGCGGACAGGGTGGACGGCAAACCTCTCAGCGACCACGAAGGGAAGCGGATGCTGGTCTGCGGAGACGACCTGCGCCACTCCCGCTGGATCCGCCAGATCACCGGTGTGGTGGTCACCAGACCGGTGATGCCGGAGTGA
- a CDS encoding TonB-dependent receptor — MKFRRLPFFPSAYPIQSRFTGSFALAAAGFMIILPCPAQAREETADPKSHEKEEKPAIPPATAGNAADRFELGQLTVYGKRHSGGMSGRALSQSVVTSEDIRIQNRNTLDDALRTTPGVQSSNSGGARNERMIYVRGFERWQVPLSIDGVRIYLPADNRLDYGRFLTPDLSEIQIHKGHASVLDGPGGMGGAINLVTRKPTREFEGELRSSTEFGNTGDPATYTLFGSAGKRQELFYLQASASLRDSDGYYLSRDYDPRNVGAGGPVQGKGKRDFSEVKDWRVNIKAGLTPNATDEYAVSYTFQEGEKFAPYHVRQPVRGITPGPLPAGTSYQQDWTWPQWNISTTSFNSHTQIGGDSYVKSRIYYNTFENLLSTFDDRRLATQATNRAFDSYYDDFAYGFSLEGGTELIPMNTLKTAVHYRRDAHRRWQHNSPGLTPANISPFQRRTEDTWSVAVEDTFHATDNLDLVAGASYDWYETQEAEFFNSGVFGEYPLFDNDAFNWQLAAIWRPTDITELYAGVSNRTRFPNLFERYSTRMGDAVPNPDLKPERAVNYQIGGTHELLDGAMRIGGAVFYSDIKDAIQPISIGAPLVQNQNVGRGETHGFEVSGEWDVMPALTLGGNYTYLHRSVDDPQRPNLKPVGTPEQLAYLYVRWRPLQKLTITPSVELSDSSWSTNRFEDTFTRVSGYSIINLNVEYEINSHTSVSVGIRNLSDKHYELADGYPEPGRTFHLATRITF, encoded by the coding sequence ATCCTGCCATGTCCGGCGCAGGCGCGGGAGGAAACCGCCGATCCAAAAAGCCATGAAAAGGAGGAGAAGCCCGCCATCCCACCCGCCACAGCCGGGAATGCAGCGGATCGCTTCGAACTCGGCCAGCTCACCGTCTACGGGAAACGGCACAGCGGGGGCATGAGCGGCCGCGCCCTGTCCCAGAGCGTGGTCACTTCGGAGGATATCCGCATCCAGAACCGCAATACATTGGACGACGCGCTGCGGACCACCCCTGGTGTGCAATCATCGAATTCCGGAGGTGCCCGGAATGAGCGGATGATCTACGTGCGGGGCTTCGAGCGCTGGCAGGTGCCGCTTTCCATCGATGGCGTGCGCATCTACCTCCCCGCCGACAACCGCCTGGACTACGGCCGTTTCCTGACGCCGGATCTCTCGGAGATTCAGATCCACAAGGGCCATGCTTCGGTGCTGGATGGACCGGGCGGCATGGGCGGCGCCATCAACCTCGTCACCCGCAAGCCCACCCGTGAGTTCGAGGGCGAACTGCGCTCAAGCACCGAGTTCGGAAACACGGGTGATCCCGCCACCTACACCCTTTTCGGCTCCGCCGGCAAGAGGCAGGAACTTTTCTACCTGCAGGCGAGCGCCTCCCTGCGGGACAGCGACGGATACTATCTCTCACGCGACTACGATCCACGGAACGTCGGAGCGGGCGGTCCCGTACAAGGCAAGGGCAAACGGGATTTCAGCGAGGTGAAGGATTGGCGGGTGAACATCAAGGCAGGACTGACACCGAACGCCACCGATGAATACGCGGTCAGCTATACCTTTCAGGAAGGCGAGAAGTTCGCCCCCTATCATGTCAGGCAGCCGGTCCGCGGCATCACTCCCGGTCCGCTGCCAGCCGGAACATCCTACCAACAGGACTGGACATGGCCGCAGTGGAACATCTCCACCACCTCCTTCAACTCCCACACGCAGATCGGCGGGGACTCCTACGTGAAGTCCAGGATCTACTACAACACCTTCGAAAACCTGCTCTCCACCTTCGATGACCGGAGATTGGCCACACAGGCAACGAACCGCGCGTTCGACAGCTACTACGATGACTTCGCCTACGGCTTCAGCCTGGAAGGCGGCACGGAGCTGATCCCGATGAACACGCTCAAGACCGCCGTCCACTACCGGAGGGACGCCCACCGGCGCTGGCAGCACAACTCGCCGGGCCTCACCCCCGCCAATATATCGCCCTTCCAGCGCAGGACGGAGGACACCTGGTCGGTCGCCGTCGAGGACACGTTCCACGCCACGGACAACCTGGATCTCGTCGCGGGTGCCAGCTATGACTGGTACGAAACCCAGGAGGCGGAGTTTTTCAACTCCGGCGTTTTCGGAGAATATCCGCTCTTCGACAATGACGCCTTCAACTGGCAGTTGGCGGCGATCTGGCGCCCCACCGACATCACCGAACTCTACGCGGGCGTCTCCAACCGCACGCGCTTCCCGAACCTGTTCGAACGTTACAGCACCCGCATGGGTGATGCGGTACCCAACCCAGACCTGAAGCCGGAAAGGGCGGTCAACTACCAGATCGGCGGAACCCACGAGCTTCTCGACGGAGCGATGCGGATCGGCGGCGCGGTATTCTACAGTGACATCAAGGACGCCATCCAACCGATCTCCATCGGCGCCCCTCTGGTGCAGAACCAAAACGTTGGAAGAGGAGAAACCCATGGCTTCGAGGTTTCCGGCGAATGGGATGTGATGCCGGCACTGACGCTGGGCGGCAACTACACCTACCTCCACCGGAGCGTCGATGATCCGCAGCGCCCGAATCTGAAGCCGGTGGGGACTCCGGAGCAACTGGCCTACCTCTACGTCCGCTGGCGTCCCCTCCAGAAACTCACCATCACCCCCAGCGTGGAGCTATCGGACTCAAGCTGGTCGACGAACCGGTTCGAGGATACGTTCACGCGTGTTTCCGGCTACAGCATCATCAACCTCAACGTGGAGTATGAGATCAACAGCCACACCTCCGTCTCCGTGGGGATCCGCAATCTCTCCGACAAGCACTACGAGCTGGCGGATGGATATCCCGAGCCGGGACGCACCTTCCATCTGGCCACCCGGATCACGTTCTGA